The Dehalococcoidia bacterium genomic interval GTCTGCCACCAGGTCGCGGTCGCCTTCCGCGTTGCCGGCGCTGACGACGCCGGAGAAGCCCGCGAGCATGCCGGACGATAGCGCAAAGCCGAGTGTGTGCGTGTGTCCGCGGTGCAGCCGCCACGGATCGCGGTGCAGCGCGATGCCTGCGATCACGTCGACATCGGGCAGGCTGGCGGCGACGACGGACGCACCCATGCCGAAGGGCGAGCGGACGCCCAGGCGTCGCGCGAGCGCCACGCCGACTAACGTGTGACCAAGAGGACTTGCCATGAAGATCCTTACTGGCTTGCGTTCGGCTTCACTTCGCCGCCCGGGTTGTCGATGGTCTGCTGATCTTCGAGCGCGAGGGCCGCGCCGTTCCAGCCGTAGGTCGTCTGTCGCAGCAGGCTCGGGCAGCACTCCGGGTCATCGGGCCCAAAGACCGGCTCAAGCATCACGAGTTTGCCTTCGACGACATTGAGCGCGATGCCGCCGGACTCCCGGGGCAGCTCTCGCAGAAGCGTCACTGTGCCGTCGTCGGTCGGCGTCAGGACGACGAAGGCGACGTTGCCGAGCG includes:
- a CDS encoding metal-dependent hydrolase, which gives rise to MASPLGHTLVGVALARRLGVRSPFGMGASVVAASLPDVDVIAGIALHRDPWRLHRGHTHTLGFALSSGMLAGFSGVVSAGNAEGDRDLVADAFAGALIVASHLLLDKLPVPYLSTKKSLQRNVKVRNSILNLALDGVVYGALAWKIWPREAPART